The sequence CCTGGCTGGCGGAGTCGTCGCCGAAGCGCTTTCATGGGTTGAAACGGTTCGCCCTGGAGTACGAACTCCCGGTTGGATTTGAGGGGCATGTCGATGACGCCGAGCTGATCCACTATCTGCTCTGGCCCCAGATCGAGGATCACTCCCTGGAGCGGATCGCATTGGAGCTGAGCCGGAGCGTCCCCCCGGCAACCGAGGACGAGTCGCTCCTGGTCGAGCCGCTGGCGACGCGGCTGGAGGTCATTCACGCAGCCTGTGCGGAGTGGTTGCCGCGGCTGCAGGCGGCCGGACTGGAGACCATTTACCGTGAGGTGGAGTTGCCGCTCCTGCCCATCCTGGCTGGTATGGAACGCACCGGCATCCTGCTCGACGTGCCCTGGCTCGAGACGCTCGCTGCCGAACTGGCCGGCCGGATCGCTCGGCTGGAGAAGGAGATCTATGCGCTGGCGGGCGAGGAGTTCAACATCAACTCGCCCAAGCAGCTCGGCGAGATTCTGTTCGACAAGCTTCAACTCCCCTCTTCCAAGAAAACGAAGAAGACCAAGTCATACTCCACCGGGGTCGAGGTGCTGGAGTCGCTGGCCCCGTTATACCCGCTGCCGGCCCGCATTTTGGACTATCGGCAGTTGACCAAACTCAAGTCCACCTATGTGGACGCGCTGCCGCCGCTGGTCAATCCCGTCACGGGCCGCCTGCACACCACGTTCAACCAGACTGTCGCAGCCACCGGCCGCCTGTCCAGCACCAATCCCAACCTCCAGAACATCCCCATCCGCACCGAGGAAGGGCAGAAGATCCGGCGGGCGTTCGTCGCCCCACCGGGCTGGCGTCTCGTGTCGGCCGACTATTCCCAGATCGAGTTGCGGATCATGGCCCACCTGAGCGGCGACGAGTTGCTGCTGGCCGCCTTCCGCAGCGGCCAGGACGTGCACACCCAGACGGCCCGCGATGTGTTCGGGGCCGCCGCCGAGGCCAACCCGGCCGAATACCGGCGCCGGGCCAAGATCATCAATTACAGCATTCTGTACGGGAAAAGCGATTTCGGTTTGGCCCAGGATCTCAAGATCCCGCAGCGCGAAGCCAAGGCCTTCATCCAGTCGTACTTCGCCACATATCCCGGCGTACGGCGCTGGCTGGACGAGAATCTGGCGGATGCCGCGGCATCTGGAGCGGTGCGCACCATGTTCGGCCGGATACGGCCCATTCCCGAGCTCCGGCACTCCAACTGGAATGTCCGCAGCACCGGCGAACGGATCGCGGCCAACTCGCCGATCCAGGGCGCTGCGGCCGACATCATTAAACTGGCGATGATCCGGCTGGTCCGGCGATTGGAGGGCAGCGGGCTGCAGGCCCGGTTGCTACTCCAGGTGCACGACGAGCTCCTGCTGGAGTGTCCCGCGGAGGAGGTCGACCGCCTCCGCGGCATCTTGCGTGAGGCCATGGAAGATGTGGTGCCGCTGAAGGTTCCGCTGGTTGTGGACATCCACGACGGCGCCAACTGGCTGGAGGCCAAGTAGGGCACCCCATGCGCTTCACCGACGATTCACTGGCCAACCTGGAATTCGGCCGGCTGCTGGAACTGCTGGCAGGCCTGGCCACCTTTGACGGCGGTCGGCGGGATATCACCGCACTGGCGCCGCTGGCCTCGGCGGAGGAGTTGAAGCGGATTCACAGGCTGGTCGGCGAAATCCGCCAGGGGCTGGAACGCGGCGAAGGGTTCAACTTCAGCGGCTTGGGCGATGCACGGTCGGCGCTGAATTTCCTGGACGTCGAGGGAATCGTTCTGGAGCCGGGCGACATCCTGGTGATCCACCAACTCATGACTGTCGCAGCCGACACGGCGCGTGCGCTGACCGCGGGGGAGGACCCGGAGTCGCCGCTGCGGGAGCTCGGCGGCTGTTTTCCGAAGCTCAGCTCCGCGATCCGGCTCGTCGAAGACAAGCTTGATCCCAGCGGCGAGGTGCCCGATCGCGCGTCACCGGAACTGGCCACCGTGCGGCGCCAGCTGCGGGACCTCAACGAGAGCATCCAGCAGGCATACGCCCGCATCCTGGACCGGGCGGCCCGACAAGGCCTCCTCCAGGACAGCTACGTCACCGTCCGCAACAACCGCTACGTCATCCCGGTGAAATCGCAGGGGCAGGGCGCCATCGAGGGGATCGTCCACGGCACTTCCTCGTCGGGCCTGACGGTGTTTCTGGAACCGTTCGATATGGTCGCGCACAACAACCGGTTCATCGGCCTGCGCGACCGGGAGCAGGAGATCGTCCAGCAAATCTTGGCCCAGCTTACCGAGGTGCTACGGACGAGTCGGGACGACCTGGAACGCGCTTGGGAACTCCTGGGCGTCGTGGACAGCCTCACGGCGCGAGCCCGCTTCGCCATTCGCTTCCGAGCCATCGCGCCGCTGCTGGACACCGGCCGCTACCTGGTGCTGGAGGAAGCCCGGCACCCTCTGCTCGAGGACAGCCTCGTGCAGCAGGGCCGGACGGTAGTGCCCATCAGCCTGGCGCTCACTCCCACCGAATCGTGCCTCATCATCTCGGGCCCGAACACCGGCGGCAAGACCGCGGCGCTCAAAACCGCCGGTTTGCTGGCCCTCATGGCGCTGAGCGGCATTCCGGTGCCCGCGAAGCAGATGGAGTGCGCCGTGTTCACCCGCGTGTTCGCGGTGATCGGCGACCAGCAGTCGCTGACCGACGACCTGAGCACCTTCGCCTCCCATGTCCTGAGTCTCAAGCACATGCTCGACCATTACCGCCATCCGGCGTTGCTGCTGGTGGACGAGATCGGCACCGGAACCGATCCGGAGGAGGGTGCGGCGGTGGCCATGGCCGTACTGGACCACTTCCAGCGGCTGCAGGCGCCCCTCATCGCCACCACCCACACCCAGGCGCTCAAGGAATATGCGCTGACCACCACCGGCGTGGTCACCGCGGCAGTGGAGATTCATCCCGACACGCTGGAGCCCACGTACCACCTGCATCTGGGCGCCCTTGGGAGCAGCCGCGGCCTCTTCATCGCGCGCAAACTGGGCTTGCCCGAGCCGGTAGTGGCCGACGCCAACCGCCGCCTGTCCGGCGGCCGGCAGCTCAGCGAGGAGGTGATGACCCGGCTCAACGAGCTGGTCCGGAAACGGGAAGCCGAGCTGGCCGATATCACCCGACTCAAGCACGAACAGATCCTTCGCAAGATCCATCTGGAACGCCAGGCCGAGGAGCGGAAGCGGTCCGTGATACGGGAACTCCGGCAGGAGTTCGACTCGGTGCGCCGGCAGTTCGAGGCGGAAAAGAAAGCCCTCTTCGAGGAAGTGCACCGGCAGTCGGGTGCCGCTCTGGCCGCCGACCGGATGCAGCGTCGGGCTGAGCGGCTCCTGGATGCCGTGGAGCGAAGGCTGGAGCCGGTGATCCAGGACGCGCCCGCGGCGAGACGGCCGGCGTTGCGACCCTTGCCAGCCGGCGAGCTGGCCGTCGGCATGGCGGTCTATGTGGAACCGCTGCATACGGTGGCCACCGTGCTCGACTGCGGCCGCGACGGCGTGCTGGTCCAGGCCGGTGACAAGCGCATTCGCGTCCCCGTCGCCTGGCTGTGCCAGCGGGAGGAGTCCGCGGGGCCGCTGACGCCGGCTGAATCAGCGCCGCCGCGCCCGGCCGCAGCCGCCGAGGCGGCGGATGACACGCCCGCGGCCACCGAACTGCACGTGATCGGCCGGAGCGCCGAAGACGCTCTGGCTGAGTTGGACCGGTTCCTGGACTTGATGTTCCGCCAGGAGCAGCGAAAAATCTCGGTGGTGCACGGCATGGGGCGGGGCATCCTCCGGGCGGCCATCCACCGCCGCCTGCGCGAGACACCGTTCGTCCGGCATTTTTACCACCCGCCGTACGCCGAAGGCGGGGAGGGGAAGACCATCGTCGAACTGGATGTCTGAGCCAAATTTCTCTTTACTTATTGACCTGATTTTCATACAATTTCTGATCTTTTGCCCGGCGGGCGGAGCCAGGCGTCACCCATGCGCATTTCATCCCAGTTCGTCCAGCAGTTGAAGCATACCCTCAACATCGTCGAGGTGGCGGGGAATTTCCTGAAATTGACCCGCAAAGGCAAGAATTACTTCGCTCTCTGCCCCTTCCACACCGAGAAAACACCCAGTTTTTCCATCAACGAACAACTCCAGAGCTACCACTGCTTCGGCTGCGGCAAAGGCGGCGACGTGATCCAACTGGTGATGGAACTGGAAAACCTCACCTACTCCGAGGCCATCCATTTTCTGGCGGACCTGGCCCATCTCCGGGTGCCGGCGCTGGACCCGGCCGAGGAGAAGCGATACCGCGACCGGGAGCACCTGCAGACGGTGATGGCCGAGGCGTCCAAGTTTTACCAGCGCTGTCTGAAGGACCCGGAGGGCGCCGGCGCGCGCGATTATCTCGATGGGCGCCAGATCGCACCCGGCACGATCCAGCGGTTCATGCTCGGGTTCGCGCCTGGCGACGGCCAGCGGCTGGTGAGTTACCTGCGCGGCCTGGGCATCCGGGAGCCGCTGGCCCAGCATGCCGGGCTGGTCCGTGTTTCCGAGGTCACGCAGCGCAGCTATGACCTGTTCCGCAGCCGGCTCATCGTCCCCATTCAGGACATGCACGGCCGCGTCATCGCCTTCGGCGGGCGGATTCTCGGCGAGGGCGAGCCCAAATACCTGAATTCTCCCGAAACCCCACTGTACCAGAAGGGCTACCATCTGTTCGGTCTGGGACACGCCCTGAAGGCGATCCGGCAGGCGGACCTGGCCATCCTAGTCGAGGGGTATTTTGACATGATCGTGCCCTTCCAGGCCGGGGTCGAGAACGTGGTCGCCTCGCTGGGCACCGGCCTGACCCCGGCCCAGGTGAAGCTGCTGGGTCGGTTCACCCGCAACATCGTGATCTGCTTCGATCCAGACACCGCCGGGGCCAATGCCGCCTTCCGTTCGGTGGAGCTGTTTCTGGAGAACGAGTTCGACTGCCGGGTCGCCACCCTGCCCGGCGGGCATGATCCCGACACGTTCGTGCTGAAACATGGGGCTGATTCGTTCCGGGAAGCGGTCAAGCAGTCACTTCCGTTTCTGGATTTCCAGCTCCATCACAAGCTGCAGGCTGCGGGTGCCGATCTGTCGGTGGAGCGGAAAGTGAAGATCCTGGAGAGCATGTTCCCCTTCCTGGCTCGAATCCAGCAGGAACCTATCCGCTCAAATTATCTGACCGGCTGGGCGGACCGCCTGGGCATCCATCGGGACGCGCTGTTCAACCAGTACAACGCCTTCGCCCGCTCGCGGAAAGTGGATAAATCCGTGGTGGCTCAATACAGCCAGTCTCCCCTGACTGCGGCCGAGACCGAGCTCATCAATTTTATGCTGCATTTTCCCGAGATGGCACCGAAGATTTTTTCTGGTGTTGCTGTAACTTTTGAAGGATTGGCGACATCTAACATTCTGACCTGTATTGCGCAGCAGGTGCAGGAGGGGGGGGCCTTCCGCTTGGCTGAAATCGAAAACATGCTCACCGAATCCGACCGCACCCTGTTGCATCAGGTGATGTCGCGCGCGACGACCGTGGTTACCGAAACCGAGGCTGTCAACTGTCTGCTGTCCCTGCGCCAGCGGTCCCTCGAACAGGAACTCGAGCGTCTGACCGCAGAGTGCCAGCAGGCGGAGCAGTCCGGCGATATGGACCGTTGCCGCGGCATCCTGGAGCGGCGGAAACGAATCATCATGCAACTCAATAAATGACGGAGGAGGCGCACTTGTCTCTCGAGGATAAATTTGATGAAGTCCGGCAGCTGATCTCCCGCGGCAAGGAGAAGGGTTTTCTCAGCTACGAGGAGGTCAACGACCTGCTGCCAAGCGAACTCAGTTCATCCGAGGACCTGGACGACCTGTTCGATCTGTTCGGTTCCAACGGCATCGAGCTGATCGAAGGCAGCAAGGCCTATTCGGACGCCATGATGGCGGACGGGAAGGGATACGGCGGCGGCGACGACGCGGAAGGCGCCGCCGAAGCTGTTGAGAAGACCAACGATCCGGTCCGGATGTACCTGCGCGAGATGGGCACCGTCCCCCTGCTCAAGCGCGAAGGGGAGATCGAAATCGCCAAGCAGATCGAGCGAGGCCAGAAAATGGTGCTCAAGGCGCTGTCGCGCTCGTCCATCGTGGTGCACGAGATGATGGCTCTTCAGGAGGTCCTGCAGGGCAACCCGGGCAAGCTCAAGGATATCGTCAACCTCAATGACGACGAGTACTCGGACGAACTGCTGGCTGAAAAATACCGCGAGACTATCACCCGCATCGAGGAGGTGGGCGAACTCGAGCTGAAAGCCAACAAGATCCTGGCTCAGCTCAACAAACCGGGGCTCACCACCCGCCGCGAGCGCCTTCTGGCCCTGAAACTGGCCCGCTACAAGATCCCCATCGCCCGGATCATCCGCGAGCTCGACTTCGCCAACATACAGAAGGAGAGCTTCCGCACCAGCGTGCTCAGCGTCAAGCTGCAGATCGACGAACTGGAGCGGGAAATCGAGGTGTATAAGCGCCGGCTCAACCGGACGGACAAGGAGCACATCAAGGCCGACCTCCGCCGGAACATCAAACGCGTCCAGAAGAAGATGCGCGCCATCGAGCTGAAGTACAACACCGGCCGCGAGGATATCAAGCGGACCCTGGACAGCATCCATCAGGGCGAAATCATGGCCAACGACGCCAAGAGCCGCCTCGTGGAGGCCAATCTGCGCCTGGTGGTGTCCATCGCGAAGAAGTACACCAACCGCGGCCTCCAGTTCCTCGACCTGATCCAGGAAGGGAACATGGGGCTGATGAAGGCCGTGGACAAGTTTGAGTACCGGCGCGGGTACAAGTTCTCGACCTACGCCACGTGGTGGATCCGCCAGGCCATCACGCGCGCCATCGCCGACCAAGCCCGCACCATCCGTATCCCCGTCCACATGATCGAGACCATCAACAAGCTGATTCGCACCAGCCGGACGCTGGTGCAGGAATACGGGCGGGAGCCCACCTGCGAGGAGATCGCCAAGAAGATGGGCATGCCGGTGCAGAAGGTGCGCAAAGTTCTGAAAATCGCTCAGGAGCCCATTTCCCTCGAGACGCCCATCGGCGAGGAGGAGGATTCCCATCTGGGTGATTTCATCGAGGACAATGCCGTGATGAGTCCGTCCGAAGCGGTAATCAACCTGAACCTCAAGGAACAGACGATGACGGTGCTCCGCACGCTGACTCCGCGCGAATCCGAGGTCATCAAAATGCGCTTCGGCCTTGGGGACGGCAGCGAACACACGTTGGAGGAAGTCGGCAAGAAGTTCAATGTCACTCGTGAGCGCATCCGGCAGATCGAAGCCAAGGCGCTGCGAAAGCTCCGCCATCCGTCGCGGAGCAAGAAACTGCGACCGTTCCTCAACTCCTGATCGCCGACCGGGGGAGTTGACATCGACTCCGATTTGGGGCATAACGGACGCGTTTCCCGGGGCCCATAGCTCAGTTGGTCAGAGCTACCGGCTCATAACCGGTTGGTCCCAGGTTCGAATCCTGGTGGGCCCACTCACTCTTCATTTAGGGGTTGCTTTGCATCGCGACATCAGCCTGTTATGGGATCTTCAAACCATTGATCTGAAGATCATGGAATTGCAGCACGACGTGGAACGCATACCCATCCGGCGGGCCGAGGTGGACAGCGAGATCGCCAAGCTCGGCGACCTGTCGGCGCGCGCCGATGAGGGGGTGAAGGAGCTGGAGCGCCGCATCCGGACTGAGGAGGGAGAAGTCGAGTCGTTGCGGGCTCGCCAGACCCGGCTGAAGCAGCAGCAGATGGAAGTCAAAAAGAACGAGGAATACCGAGCCATTCTGGATGAGATCGGATACTTGGACAAGCAGATCGGCGAGAAGGAGGATTTCATCCTCGACCTCATGGAGCAGGTTGATGTGGCGCGGCGGGAGGCCGCCGAGACCGCTCGCCGCCTGCGGGATGATAGTGCCCGGCTCGCGCAGGAGAGCACCCGGCTGGACGACGCGGCCCGCTTCCTTCAGGACGAGTCGGCGAACTTGAAGCGGCGTCGGGAGGAGGCACTCGGCGGCGTGCCCGCCGACATGCTGCGGATCTACACCAAGCTGGCCAACAGCTTGGGGGGTATCGCGGTCGCAGAGGTCCGGGAGGAGATCTGCCAGGTTTGCCACGTCCGGCTCCGGCCCCAGGCCTACCAGGAACTGCG is a genomic window of Acidobacteriota bacterium containing:
- the rpoD gene encoding RNA polymerase sigma factor RpoD, which encodes MTEEAHLSLEDKFDEVRQLISRGKEKGFLSYEEVNDLLPSELSSSEDLDDLFDLFGSNGIELIEGSKAYSDAMMADGKGYGGGDDAEGAAEAVEKTNDPVRMYLREMGTVPLLKREGEIEIAKQIERGQKMVLKALSRSSIVVHEMMALQEVLQGNPGKLKDIVNLNDDEYSDELLAEKYRETITRIEEVGELELKANKILAQLNKPGLTTRRERLLALKLARYKIPIARIIRELDFANIQKESFRTSVLSVKLQIDELEREIEVYKRRLNRTDKEHIKADLRRNIKRVQKKMRAIELKYNTGREDIKRTLDSIHQGEIMANDAKSRLVEANLRLVVSIAKKYTNRGLQFLDLIQEGNMGLMKAVDKFEYRRGYKFSTYATWWIRQAITRAIADQARTIRIPVHMIETINKLIRTSRTLVQEYGREPTCEEIAKKMGMPVQKVRKVLKIAQEPISLETPIGEEEDSHLGDFIEDNAVMSPSEAVINLNLKEQTMTVLRTLTPRESEVIKMRFGLGDGSEHTLEEVGKKFNVTRERIRQIEAKALRKLRHPSRSKKLRPFLNS
- the polA gene encoding DNA polymerase I, with translation MAGPSLFLIDTMSQVYRAFFAIPTLSTANDFPTNALYGFVSMLNRIVAQHHPDYMAAAAESRTPTRRHEVFSGYKATRKPMPPELAVQLPFIDELCAAFRVPILQQDGFEADDILATLADRGRAEGFVVSIVTSDKDMYQLVDDRVTVLDTKADIAYGPQQVLEKMGVKPAQVVDLLALMGDTSDNIPGAPGIGPVHARKLLTAFGDLDTCYRRLDEVEPKRIREILREHRQQVLDSRALATLDRRVPVRWEWADLRAGTPDLEHLRDLFTRFGFRSLLKELPSRPAIAAPSARLLDGGAELRRMCDRQPLLPIAMMVWGPDRALAQAAGSADILALNRRRDQPAIQAWLAESSPKRFHGLKRFALEYELPVGFEGHVDDAELIHYLLWPQIEDHSLERIALELSRSVPPATEDESLLVEPLATRLEVIHAACAEWLPRLQAAGLETIYREVELPLLPILAGMERTGILLDVPWLETLAAELAGRIARLEKEIYALAGEEFNINSPKQLGEILFDKLQLPSSKKTKKTKSYSTGVEVLESLAPLYPLPARILDYRQLTKLKSTYVDALPPLVNPVTGRLHTTFNQTVAATGRLSSTNPNLQNIPIRTEEGQKIRRAFVAPPGWRLVSADYSQIELRIMAHLSGDELLLAAFRSGQDVHTQTARDVFGAAAEANPAEYRRRAKIINYSILYGKSDFGLAQDLKIPQREAKAFIQSYFATYPGVRRWLDENLADAAASGAVRTMFGRIRPIPELRHSNWNVRSTGERIAANSPIQGAAADIIKLAMIRLVRRLEGSGLQARLLLQVHDELLLECPAEEVDRLRGILREAMEDVVPLKVPLVVDIHDGANWLEAK
- a CDS encoding DNA primase codes for the protein MRISSQFVQQLKHTLNIVEVAGNFLKLTRKGKNYFALCPFHTEKTPSFSINEQLQSYHCFGCGKGGDVIQLVMELENLTYSEAIHFLADLAHLRVPALDPAEEKRYRDREHLQTVMAEASKFYQRCLKDPEGAGARDYLDGRQIAPGTIQRFMLGFAPGDGQRLVSYLRGLGIREPLAQHAGLVRVSEVTQRSYDLFRSRLIVPIQDMHGRVIAFGGRILGEGEPKYLNSPETPLYQKGYHLFGLGHALKAIRQADLAILVEGYFDMIVPFQAGVENVVASLGTGLTPAQVKLLGRFTRNIVICFDPDTAGANAAFRSVELFLENEFDCRVATLPGGHDPDTFVLKHGADSFREAVKQSLPFLDFQLHHKLQAAGADLSVERKVKILESMFPFLARIQQEPIRSNYLTGWADRLGIHRDALFNQYNAFARSRKVDKSVVAQYSQSPLTAAETELINFMLHFPEMAPKIFSGVAVTFEGLATSNILTCIAQQVQEGGAFRLAEIENMLTESDRTLLHQVMSRATTVVTETEAVNCLLSLRQRSLEQELERLTAECQQAEQSGDMDRCRGILERRKRIIMQLNK